The DNA region CTTCGGCAGCGGGGCGTTGGCGGCCGGCTTGGCGGCAGCGGCCGGAGCAGCCGCCGCCGGCTTCGCAGCCTCAGCCGGCTTGGCCGGCGCGGCAGCGGCGGCCGGGGCCGGGGCCTGCGCGGCCGGCTTGGCCGCCTCAGCGGGCTTCGCGGCCTCAGTGGGCTTGGCCGGCTCGGCCGGCTTCGCGGGGGCCGCCGGCGGCGTGGGCTGCCCGCAGGCGGCCAGCAGCGCCATGCCGGCCGCGCCGAAGCCAGTCTGTACGAGGAACGCGCGTCGAGTCGAACGCCGGGTGCTAGCCACGATGGAGTCCCTCCACTACGAGTGACGGCGGGTGGCACGCGTGCGGCCCGGTCCGTTTCGGGCCGCGTCGGAAACGACGGTGGACGATCGCCCGTTCGGGGCGACGACGCCTGATGGCGAGTGGTCGAGGTCCGTGGGCAGGGCCAGCCGTGATGCTGACCAGGTGGCGAGCGCGGCCACATCAGGCCGCCCGCCGTCGCGGTCGTCGGCAAGGTGCTCCAGCAGCATCTGCTCGCCGGCCGCAAGGTGGTGGATCGTCTCGGCTTCGAGACGGTCCCGATCGCGCGAGCGCAGCGCCTCGAGCAGCGCGGCATGCCCGCGTCGATACGAGAGCGGCTGTTTCGGGACGGCTGCGCTCACCCTGAGCACACCGGTCGCCGCGAGCAGCACGCGGATCTTGGCTCGGAGATTCGTCCACGCTTCCTGCAGCAGCTTGTGTCGGCTGAGCCGGAACAGGTGATCGTGAAACGAGAGGTCCAGCTCGACCCGCTGCAGGATCGCGTGCTGGTCGTGGAGGGTCGCATCCGCCTCCTCAAGGAGCGCCTCCATCTGCTGCAAGTCGCTTTCGGTCCAGTGTTGGATGGCCAGTCTGCCAGCGTAGACTTCGAGCGCCGCGCGGAGGCTGAACGCCTCGCTCACGACGAGCGGGGTGATCTCGGTGACGAAGGTGCCGCGCCGGGGGTAGCTGACCACCAGCCCCAGGCGCTCAAGCTCGCGGAGCGCTTCGCGGACGGGCGCCTTGCTGATGCCCATCTGCCGCGCGATCTCAGCCTCGACAAGCCGCTGCCCGGGCGCGATCGCGCCGATGGAGACGGCGCGCTCAATCGCCCCAACGACTTCGTCGCGGAGGCCGGCCGCGCGTACGGCAATGCTGGCTGCAACCTCGTCGAGCACAGCGGTCTCGGACGTCACTGTCCACCACCCTGGCGGCCGATGCTGTCTGACGACATAGTCGACGGTCGACCGTGCGGCAAGGCTACGCGCTGCTCTGGCGTCTTGTCAAGACCCTGATTTCTGGCCCAGCCGGCCGCACGCACCCTCTGCGCGGCGCGCCTCACGCGGCGGTCAGCCTCTGACGAAAGGTGAGTGGCTCACCGGCTGCAGAGTCGGTCAGGCAACGTCTCGCGCCGACCATGTCAACTGCGCGCAGCCGAGCGGCTCGGGCACGGATTCGCCCGGGCCGTCCCACATGTCTGCCAAATGTCTGACAGGCCGGCTGGCATTCCGGTACACTCCGCCTCCGCCGCGTGTTCCCCGGCTGGAGGTTGATGATCGGAGCCGCAACCCTCGCTGTCCCGCGCCGGCGTGCTCAGGCGCGCAGCTGGATCGGACCCCGCATCGCCAATCGCCTTGAGATCGCAGGTATCGGCATCCTGCTGATCGTTGCAGCGGCCATCAGGCTCGACGGGCTGATGGTCGTTCCCCGCCTCTCCGACGAGACGCTGGAAGTCGTGCTCGGGCTGCGACTGCTCCGAGAGGGCGGCCTGCCGCTGGTGGGGTATGCGCCGCACATCGGCTCGCTGTTCACGTATCTGGTGGCCCTGGCCTTCATGGTCGTCGGGCCGAAGATCGAGGCTGGCCGACTCGTCGTGCTGACGGCCGGCGTGCTGACGGTGATCCCGACGTACCTCCTGGGACGGGATCTCGGGCAGGTGGGCGGGGGCAGTCAGATGCGCGGCCGGCTGATCGGGCTGATCGCCGCCTTCTTGCTGGTCTTCTCCGGCCCGCACATCGCCACCAGCAGCCGCATCGCCTACTCGAACTCGCTGACGCCGCTCTTCACGATGCTCGGGCTGTGGCTGGCACACCGGGCCATCACGCACCGCTCGAATCGCGACCTGCTGTTGAGCGGCGCGGCGCTCGGGCTGGCACTCCAGACGGCCATGTCAGCGCTGGCCGTTGGCCCGGGCGTGGCGCTGGCCGTCGTGCTGCCGCTGCTGGGGCAGGTGCGCCGGGCGGGATGCTCGGCCAGCCGCGTGGGCTGGCCGAGCATCCCGCTCCTGCTGGCGACGGCCGCCGCCGCCCTGCTGATGGTCGGCAACCTCGTCGCGTACAGCCTGCTGTTCGGAGCAGGGACGGTCAGCACCTCTGGCAACCGCATCGAGCGGTACGTCGGCGAGGACGCCTGGACGCTTTGGGCCTGGGGCGACCGCCTGCTGGAGCTGTTGCGGTCACAGGCCCTGGTGCTGGGGAGCCGCACGACGGAGATCGAGGGCGACCCATCATTGCTGCTGTCGCCGTACGTCTTCGTCGGAGTCGGACTCGCGCTGCTCGGGCTGTGGGTCGCGGCCCGGCGTGGCGCGTGGCTGCCGCTCGCCGTGACGGTCTCCGTGATCGCGATCGTCTCGCTGCTGAACGGCCGCCTTGAGCCGATTGTGCCACGCCTGCGCCACTACGCCACGCTCCTGCCGCTCGGCATGGTGATGATCTCGCTCGGGCTGGTCTGGCTCGCGGAGTGGCTGTCGACCGTCAGACGCTTCTCGGAGGTCGGCCGTTGGCTCGGCCTGGCGGTCCTCCTGGGCACGCCGCTGGTGCTGGCGGCCGGCTCGATATCGGCCTTCCGCGAGTACGAGACCGAGCGTCTCAGCCGTGTGGACAAGCACAACGGGCCGTACCTCGCCGTGCTCCAGGCCGTCGCCGGCAGTGGTCCCCGCAGCGAGCGGCTCTACCTGGACGAAAACCTCAACGACCTGCTGACGATGTCCGGCGGCCGGATGCTCTCGCACCTGCGCTACGCCTTCTCGGTCACCGGCCAGGAGTTCGACACCGTCGATCTTGACGACGACGCCCTGCCAGTTGGGCGGCGCGGCAGCGATTCTCGCCGGCTGATCCTGCGGGCCGAAACGGTGCCGATGGCACAGAAGCGCTACCGGCTGACGCCGCTGCCCGGCGAGCCGGGCGAGGGCGCGCCGCTGCGAGCGTTCCGGGCGTTTCCACGCGAGCCGTAGCGCAACGTAAGATCGAGTTTCTGACGCAATCCTGAGACAATCTGCGTCCGGAGCCGCCCCGGGGACGGTATACTGCCTCATCTGGGCGCAGCGTGTCAGAGATCGCCCCGCCCTTGGGAGCCCGTGCTGATGCCGCGTCGCAAAAGGAAGGCGAGCGCCCGTGCGCTCGTACTGCCGATTCTCCCCGTGCGGAATACCGTCCTGTTCCCGCACGTCGTGACACCGCTCTTCGTCGACCGTGACCGCTCCCTGCGCGCCATCGAGGAGTCGATGGGCGGCGAGCGCACGCTGGTCGTGCTGGCGCAGCGCGACCCGGAGATCGAGCGGCCTGGGGAGGGCGACCTTTACACCATCGGCACGGAAGCGGTCGTCGGGCGCATGCTCAAGATGCCGGACGGCTCGACCTCGGCGCTGGTCCAGGGGCAGCGGCGGGTGCGCGTTGTCGGCATCGAGGCGGACGAGCCGTACCTGAGGCTCCAGATAGTCCCCATCGAGGAGCCAGAGGCGGAAGGCGAAGAGGCCAGCGCGCTGATCCGTGCCGTCATCGGCATGTATGAGAAGGTGGTCAAGCTCAGCCGCTCGATTCCGGACGATCACTACGTCGCCGCCATCAACATCGATCAGGCAGGCTGGCTGGCTGACTTCGTCGTCTCGGACCTCGAGCTCTCGGTGGCGGACCGCCAGGAGATCCTCGAAACGCTCGATCCCGTAGAGCGGCTGCACAAGGCCAGCATGCTGCTGGCCCGCGAGCTGGACGTCCTGGAGCTGCAGAACAAGATCCACTCGCAGGTGCAGTCCGAGGTCGACAAGAACCAGCGCGAGTACTTCCTGCGGGAGCAGCTCAAGGCGATCCAGAAGGAGTTGGGCGAGACCGACGCCCAGGGCCGCGAGGTCGCGAAGCTGCGCGAGAAGCTCGACGCGGCCGGCCTGCCCGAGGAGGTCCGCACCAAGGCTGACGAGGAGCTTGAGCGCCTGGCGATGATGCCGACGATGTCTCCAGAAGTAGGCATGGTCCGCAGCTACCTGGAGTGGCTGGCTGGCCTGCCCTGGTCGAAGGCCACCGAGGATCAGCTCGACATCGATCGGGCGGCCCGCGTGCTCGATCAGCACCACTACGGCCTGCAGCGCGTCAAAGAGCGCATCCTGGAGTTCATGGCCGTCCGCAAGCTGGCGGCCGATAAGATGCGGAGCCCGGTCCTCTGCTTCGTGGGGCCGCCGGGGGTTGGCAAGACCAGCCTCGGGAAGGCGATTGCCGAGGCCATCGGGCGGAAGTTCGTGCGGGTCTCCCTGGGCGGCGTCCGCGACGAGGCCGAGATCCGCGGCCACCGCCGCACCTACATCGGCGCGCTGCCCGGCCGCGTGCTCCAGACGATGCGGCAGGCCAGCACCATCAACCCCGTCTTCATGCTGGACGAGATCGACAAGCTCGGCTCCGACTTTCGCGGCGACCCTTCGGCGGCGCTGCTCGAAGTCCTGGACCCGGAGCAGAACGGCTCGTTCTCGGACCACTACCTGGACGTGCCCTACGATCTCTCGAAGGTGATGTTCGTCACGACGGCAAACATCCTCGATCCGGTCCCGCCGGCCCTGCGCGACCGCATGGAGGTGATCGAGCTGCCTGGGTACGTCGAGGACGAGAAGCACGAGATCGCGCGGCGGTTCCTGGTGCCGCGCCAGACCCGCGAGCACGGCCTGAGCGGCAATCAGCTCCGCTTCACCGAGGAAGCGCTGCGCCACATCATCCGCGAGTACACCCACGAGGCCGGCGTCCGGAACCTCGAACGCCAGATCAGCACGATCTGCCGGAAGGTGGCCCGCAAGGTGGCGACGGGCGACACCCGCCGCACAACGGTCTCGCTCAAGAACCTGGAGGAGCTGCTCGGGCCGAAGCGGTACACCCGCAACCTGGCCGAGGAGCGCGACGAGACCGGCATCGCGACGGGCGTCTCGTGGACGCCGGCCGGCGGCGACGTGATGACCGTCGAGGTCTCGCTGCTGGAGGGCAAGGGCCAGCTCGTCACCACCGGGCAGCTCGGCGACGTCATGAAGGAGTCGGCCATCGCCGCCCTGAGCTACGCCCGCGTCCGCGCCACCGAGCTGGGGTTGGCACCCCGCTTCTACGAGACGATGGACGTGCACATCCACGTGCCAGCCGGCGCGATCCCGAAGGACGGCCCCTCGGCCGGCATCACGATGGCGACGGCGCTCGTGTCAGGCCTGACGCGGCGGCCATCCCACCGCGAGGTGGCGATGACCGGCGAGATCACGCTGCGCGGGCGGGTACTGCCGGTGGGCGGCATCCGCGAGAAGGTGGTGGCCGCACACCGCGCCGGCATCAAGACGTTCGTGCTGCCGCGCCAGAACCTAAAAGACCTGGACGAGGTGCCTGAGGATGCCCGCAACGAGCTGACGTTCGTGCCGGTCGAGATGATGGACGAGGTGCTGAAGGTGGCGCTGCACCCGTCCGCCGCCGAGTTGCGGGCGGTGTAGCGAGGCGTCAGGCCGTCGATTCTGTTGTAAGCGTGCAAGCAGCAATTGTCATCCTGAGTGCAGCGAAGGACCTCACCCGCTGACGCGAGCTTGACGGTCAGCGGGTGAGATCCTTCGCTGCGCCCAGGACGACAAGGGTAGGTGCGTGTCGCCCACCGTTTCCTGACGCCTGACACCCGTCTCCTACGAGTCCTCGTCCGAGTCGTGCTCGTCGGCGCTGTTGCCCGCCTCGCCGTCTCCATCCGCGACGTCGACCGTCTCCGTATCGACATCGCCGTCATCCATCGAGTCGTCGTCCTCGTCGTCCATGTCCGGCCGGAAGACGCTGTCACGGGTGTCGGGCCGCACCAGCGCCGCCTGCGTCGGGAAGGACGGCCGCGAGCGCATGCTCGGGTGGCGGAACTCCTCACGGATGATGATCCGCACGTGGTGCTCGTCGATCGACGTGATGGTAGCGCCGTAGCGGTTGCCGGCCGTCACCAGCCGCAGCACCCGCTGTGCGATCTTCGGCTCAAGCTGGCCGACCAGCACGTCGCCTTCGGCGATCAGCCGCACGACGCCGCTGTCCACCACCACGGACAGCTTGTCGCCGGCCGTCAGCGTGGCGATCCGCTGGAACGGCGCGACGTCAACCAGGTCGGTCACCGCCGTCTTGCCGCTCTCCTCGATGAAGAGGCTCGGATCGACGGTCCGGGAGTGGGACACCGCCACCACCGGCGCCGAGGCCACATCTTCGGCCAGCTTCGTCAAGCGGACAAGGTTCTTCGCCGCGATGCCGTTGCTCGGATCGATCTTCGTCGACTTCGCGTACTGATCGCGGGCGTCGGCATACTGCCCGAGCTCCATCAACGCCTTGCCGAGCCGGTTCAGGGTATCGACATCGTCCGGGAACTGCTCCAGGATCTGCCGGTTCAGATCGGCAGCCTCCTGCCACTTGTTCTGCATCGCGAGCTGAATCGCCTTCTCTGCACGAAGGCGTCGCATACGTTGTCGGTCTTCAGACTGATAGACGGCCATCGAATCACACCTCAAAGGCCGGCGGCGACGGCCACCAGGCGTCGGCTGGCAAGGCAAAAAGTGCGCCACGCGGCCGTCCAAATCCGAGTGTCGGCCGACACAGCGCAACCTGAGAAGTATACTCGACCATGCTCTGGCCGCAATGCACCAGCACGATCCACGCCCGAACGGTGACGGATTTCGGTGACCGATGCAACGCGGATTTCCGCGAGGGAATTCCCGTATACATCGGGAAACCGTCAGTGAGCCCGGAACGCCACGCCAGCGTGACGCGGTTGTAACCTGTCGCGCCGTCCGGCTGCTCGACGTCTCACCGAACGATGGCCCCGGGCCTCGTCGGGGCTTTCATGCCCCGACCGCTCATGCCGTTGCGCCCTGGGAGCGCGAACGACCAGGCAGCCGTCCTGGCGCTAGGTGGGAAAGTGGGGACGGCGGGGGCGCGTCCCCGGCGGATACAGCCGCCGGGGTGGCGGGGGATCGTCCGTGCCGGTCGCCTCGCCTTCGCGGGGTGCGTGGGGCGGCGGGGGCAGGCGCATCGGCGCGCGGGCCGGCATCAGGCCGAACCGCCCATGCGACTCGACCTGATCCAGCGCCTGGTCGATGGCCGGGCCGAGCGCCTGCACGGCCGTGGCCATCTGGAGCGCGCTGAGATCGTTCAGCTCGCGCGCCTCGCTCTCGATAACCTCGGTCAGCTCGACCATCCGCCGCACGAGCCGCCGCGCCACGGCGGTCAGGATGACGGCCTCCGCATGCTCCGACAGTCGTAGCGCTTCGAGTTGTTCGAGCAGCAGCTCGGCCAACCGCTCAGCATGCGCCCATTCTGCTTCGTTCACCGCCACTCTTCCCCTCTATAGGACATTGAAGCGCAATGTGCGTACCACTTGCGGCGCATCGCCGCCGGCCATCTGGATGGGCGGTTCCGGCCGGTTGGGGCGCTGCCAACCGGTCCGAAAGACTGTCCCTGGATGGCATGCAGTCTGCGTTTGACCTACTAAGGGAGCAGCTCCGGGCCACACGGAGCGCCGCGAAGGATCGCTGAGCCATGGACTTCGCAATGCTGATCTCGGGCTTTTCAGGACTGGTCGCCACGTTCGTCGTCAGCGCGCTGTGGGCCACCCGGCCAACGGTGCTGACGCAGGATGGCCTCACACCACGCCACCGCCGGGTGCTGCGCTAGCGTCGCCCGCCGGATTTCGTGCCACCCCGCGCAGATTGATACGCTCCAGGTTGCACTGATTGCCACCTGGAGCGTTACTGCATCCTGGAGCTAGTCCGACGCGAGCTTGCCAGCGTGCGCCCAGTTGTGCTTCGGCACGTCGGTGATGATGACCTCGGTCGCCTCCGGGGTGGTCTTGGCGATGCGGACCACCGCCTCGGTGATGGCCGCAACCAGCTCGCGCTTCTGCTCGACCGTTCGCCCCTCGAACATGTGCACGGTAATCAGTGGCATCGTCGTCCTCCGTCGCTGAGCCTGTCTGGCGAGTGTTGGCGCCTAGTCTAGTACATCCGACAGGCGCTGGTCGTGGATCACGCCCCCCGTCAGGCCACGCCCTCGATGATCGTCGCGATCCCCTGCCCCACCCCGATGCACATCGTCACCAGGGCGTAGCCTCCGCCGCGCCGTCCCAGCTCCAGCGTCGCCGTGCCGGCCAGCCGCGCGCCAGACGCCCCCAGTGGGTGCCCCAGCGCGATTGCGCCGCCGTTCGGGTTGACGCGCCGCTCGTCTCGCCAGTCCAGGCCCAGCTCGTTGAGCGACGCGACGACCTGGCTGGCGAACGCCTCGTTCGCCTCGACCAGCTCCAGGTCTGACGCGGCGAGGCCGGCCCGCTTGAGGGCCAGCGCCGACGATGGGATCGGCCCGAGGCCCATCTCGTCCGGGCGGACGCCAGCGACAGCCGTGCTGACGATCCGCGCCAGCGGCTGCAGGCCGAGGTCGCGGGCGCGCTCGGCGGAGGTGACCAGCAGCGCCGCCGCGCCATCGTTCAGGCCCGACGCATTGCCGGCCGTGACGGAGCCGTCTTTCGCGAAGGCCGGCCGCAGCTTCGCCAGCCCCTCCAGGGTAGTGTCTGGGCGAGGGTGTTCGTCCTGCTCGACGGTCACGCTCTCGCCGCGCCGGCCGCCTGGGACCGTCGTCGCCACGATCTCCTGCGCCAGCGTGCCGTTCGCCATCGCGCGGGCGGCCTTCTGCTGGCTGAGCAGCGCAAACTGGTCCTGGTCGGCGCGGGAGACAGCCCGGCGCTCGGCCACGTTCTCGGCCGTCTCGCCCAGGGAGCAGGTGTGCCCGCTGGCCTCGAGCCGCGGATGCGGGAACCGCCAGCCGAGCGTCGAATCGGCCATCTCGGGGACGCCGCGCACGTAGGCCGCGTCGGCCTTCAGCATCACGATGGGGGCGCGGGTCATGCTCTCGACGCCGCCGGCAATGAACAGGTCGCCCTGGTTGCTCCAGATCGCCTGCGCCGCCGCGTTGACGGCCTGAAGGCCGGAGCCGCACAGCCGGTTAACGGTCTGGCCGGGCGCCTCGATGGGGAGACCGGCCAGCAGCAGCGCCATCCGCGCGACGTTCCGGTTGTCCTCGCCCGCCTGGTTGGCGCAGCCCATGATGACGTCGTCCACGGTGGATGGATCGATGCCGGTCCGCTGCACCAGCGCCGAGATCGCCTGCGCGGCCATGCTGTCCGGTCGGAGTCTGGCCAGGGCGCCGCCGTGCCGACCGAACGGCGTCCGCACGTACCCAACGATGACGGCGTCGCGCGGGCCGAGCGATGTCCTGCTTGCTGCCATCCCTGCACCTCCTGCGCGGAGAAGCGTAGCCCGGGCCGAGTATCCCCTGCCCCCATCGGCCCGCCGCGGTCAGAGCGCTTGCCTGTTCGTTGGTGTTCCCAAAACGCCGTCAAACGAGCGGTCAGAGCTTGAAAGCCCCGACGACGCTGCACGACGCACTCATCATGCGATTGCCCTGGTGTGCGGCGCCCCCGGCGAGCATCCGGCCCCCGCGAGGGAGTACCTTTCAGGACGTGCACCAACGCTGAGGTTGACGATGGCTGACGACGCATCGGCATCCCGCTACGAAGCAGGACTCCAGGTCCGAACCGAGGTGCTCGGCGCCGAGCACGTTGCACGGGCAACCGCCCGACAGACTTCGCTGGACCGTGACTTCCAGCACTACATCACCGAGACCGCCTGGGGCATGGTCTGGACCCGCCCGGACCTCGACCGGCGCACGCGCAGCCTGGTGACCATCGCGCTGCTGGCCGGCCTGGGCCGCTCCGAGGAGCTGGAGCTGCACTTCCGCGCCAGCAAGAACATCGGCGTTGACCCGCGCGAGATCGCCGAAGTGCTGATGCACGTCGCCGTCTACGCCGGCGTGCCGGCCGCCAACCGGGCGTTCGCGCTCGCCAAGACGATCCTCGACGTGCCAGATGACCTCCTGGACAGCACGCCAGCCGCCACCCCGCCCCCAGACCCCACCAGCTAACCCCGTGACGCCCCGACGCCGCCGCGAGACCTTGCCCCTCGACCCCACCATGTGACCCGGACCGCGGCATCGGCGCCGCGGCCATAGTGCCAGGATGGAGCGCCTGACCATGACGACCCTCACGACGACCATCGGTCAGATCGTGCGCGGGGACCGCGAGGTCTTCCCGCCGTACCTCTACGCCGCCTACCAATCGACCAGGCTGCGCGCACCGACGTTGCCGCTGGTCGAGGTGCCGCTCACGCTCTCCGAGCTGACCGGGCCGGGGCCGGTCATGAGCCGGGTGACGCCCGAGGATGCCGACATGACCACGAACTCCGGCACCGGCGGCGAGGCCATCGGCCAGCGGATCATCGTGACGGGACGTGTGCTCGACGCACGGGGCCGCCCGATCCCGAACACGCTGCTGGAGATCTGGCAGGCCAACGCCTCCGGCCGCTACATCCACAAGAACGACCAGTGGCCCGGCCGGCTCGATCCAAACTTCCTCGGCATCGGGCGCACCCTGACCGATGCGAACGGCGTCTACCGCTTCCTGACCGTTCGCCCCGGCCTCTACCCCTGGAAGAACCACCCGAACGCCTGGCGGCCGGCCCACATCCACTTCTCGCTGTTCGGGCGGTCGCTGGTGTCGCGGCTGGTGACTCAGATGTACTTCCCGGACGATCCGATGTTCTCGCTGGACCCGATCTTCCACGGCGTCCCGAACGACGCCGCCCGGCAGCGGATGGTCGCCGCCTACGACCACAACGTCACCGAGGAAGAGTGGGCGCTCGGGTATCGCTGGGACATCGTGCTGCACGGCCCGGAGGCCACGCCATTCGATGAGAAGTGGCCGGCCCCGCTGGAGGATCCCGCATGAGCGGCTCGTCGACGGCTTCCGGGGCGCGCGAGGTGCCCACGCTCGGCGTGACTCCCACCCAGACAGTCGGGCCGTTCTTCGCGCCGGCCCTGCTGCGCGATCCGCTGAACACCCTCACCACGGACGGGACCGAGGGCGAGCGGATCCGCGTTGAGGGCCGCGTGCTCGACGGCGCAGGCGCGCCGGTGCCGGACGCCATGATCGAGATCTGGCAGGCGAATGCGCACGGACGGTTCAACCACCCGCGCGACACCCGCGAGCTGCCGCTCGATCCCGAGTTCACTGGCTGGGGACGCTCCGGCACGGACGACACCGGCCTGTACTGGTTCGAGACCGTCAAGCCCGGTCCGGTGCCGTTCGACGGCGGGACGATGCAGGCGCCGCACCTCTCGGTGACGATCCACGCGCGCGGCATGCTCAACCACGCCCAGACACGCCTGTACTTCGGGGACGAGGATGCCAACGCGGCGGACCCGATCCTCGCGCTGGTCCCGTCCGAGCGCCGGCAGACGCTGATCGCCGCACGGTCGGAGGAGGGCGGAAGGACCGTCTACCGGCTGGACATCATCCTCCAGGGCCCCGGCGAGATCGTCTACTTCAACATCTAGCATGAACGATCTCGGTGCGGTCCTCTACTCCACGCCCCCGATGCTGGCCCTCTTCTCCGGGGAGGGCCACGTCCAGCGCATGCTCGACTTCGAGGCGGGGCTGGCCCGGGCCGAAGCCCGGGCCGGCGTGATCCCGCCCGAGGCCGCCGAGCAGATCGCAGCAGCCTGCCGCGTCGAGCTGTTCGACGTGCCAGCCCTGCTGCGTGAGACGGCCACGGCCGGCACGCTGGCGATCCCGCTGGCGAAAGCCCTGACGGCGAAGGTTGGCGGGGAGGCGTCGCGCTACGTCCACTGGGGCGCCACCAGCCAGGACGTCATCGACACGGCGCTGATGCTCCAGATCCGCGACGGCCTGGGCCTGCTGATCGACGGGCTCCTGGAGATCGGCGCGAGCGCCGCCGGCCTCGCCGAGCGGCACCGAGGGACGCCGATGGCCGGCCGCACGCTGCTCCAGCAGGCCCTGCCCATCACCTTTGGGCTGCGGGCCGCCCGCTGGCTGACGGTGGCCACCCGTCAGATCGAGAAGCTACGCAGACTCCAGCAGGAGACGCTGGCGCTCCAGTTCGGCGGGGCGGCCGGAACGCTGGCCTCGCTGGGAGAGGATGGCGCGCTGGTGGCCGAGATCCTGGGCGACGAGCTGCGTCTGCCGACCCCGGACCTGCCCTGGCACGCCGAGCGCGACCGGATCGTAGAAGTGGCGGCCGGCGTCGGGATCGTGGCGGGGGCCGTCGGCAAGATCGCCCAGGACATCCTGCTGCTCAGCCAGACCGAGCTGGGCGAGGTGGCTGAGGGCAGCGCGCCCGGCAAGGGCGGCTCCTCGACGCTCCCGCACAAGCGCAATCCGGTCGATACGGTGGCCGCTGTGGCGGCAGCGCGGCTGGCGCTCGGGCTGGTCCCCGTGATCTCGGCCTCGCTGATGCAGGAGCACGAACGGGCGATCGGCGGGTGGCAATCGGAGTGGGCGGCCCTCCCCGAGCTGTTCGGCTACGCGGCCGGGGCCGTCGAACGGGTCAGGCTCTCGCTGGCCGGTCTCGAAGTCCACGCCGACCGGATGCTGGACAATCTCGGCGTCACACGCGGCCTGCTGATGGCCGAATCGCTCTCGATGGCGCTCGCGGGGCGGATCGGCAAGGCCGAGGCCCACCATGCCGTGCAGGCGGCCTGCCAGCGAGCCGTCAGGCAGGCGGACGATCTGGAGGCCGTCGCGCTGGCCGACGAGAAGATCGCCGGCCCGCTGTCAGCCGACGAGATCCGCGCCGCGCTCGATCCGCTCGCCTATCTCGGCAGCACCGATCGCTTCATCAACCGGGCGCTGGAGGCGTTCGAGCGCTGCCGGCAGGCCCACACCCCGGAGGCGGCAGGGGGGTGAGGGCCGCATCTTTGCCCTACGATGTCGGCGGCCGGCGGTCAGCCCACGGCTGAGCCGCCTCGAACGCGGCGGCCGCCCGCAGCACCCGCCCCTCGGAGAAGCGCGGCCCCACGATCTGCATCCCGATGGGCAGCCCATCAGCGCTGAGGCCGGCCGGCACCGTGATCGCCGGCTCGCCGGTCAGGTTGAACGGGTAGGTGAACGGCGTCCAGCCGAGCGACGGTCCGTACTCCGGCGCAGACCGGTCCAGCCCGAACGGCAGATCCGCCATCGTCGGGGTCACCAGCAAGTCGTACTGCCCGAAGAAGCGGCCCATCGTGGCAGCAAGGTCCAACCGCACAAGGCGAGCCTTGCTGCCGTCGAACAGGGTCCGCGTTGACAGCAGCTCGACGGCCTGCACGAAGCCCGGGTCCATCTTGTCGCGCATCTCGTCCAGGCGGTCGTAGGCCCGGTTGGCCGCGCCGGCCCAGAGGTACTGGTCGGCAGCCCAGATCGGATCGGAGAAGCCGGGGTTCGCCTGCACCACCGTTGCGCCAAGCTCCTCGAAACGCGTGACGGACGCC from Chloroflexota bacterium includes:
- a CDS encoding glycosyltransferase family 39 protein, with the protein product MIGAATLAVPRRRAQARSWIGPRIANRLEIAGIGILLIVAAAIRLDGLMVVPRLSDETLEVVLGLRLLREGGLPLVGYAPHIGSLFTYLVALAFMVVGPKIEAGRLVVLTAGVLTVIPTYLLGRDLGQVGGGSQMRGRLIGLIAAFLLVFSGPHIATSSRIAYSNSLTPLFTMLGLWLAHRAITHRSNRDLLLSGAALGLALQTAMSALAVGPGVALAVVLPLLGQVRRAGCSASRVGWPSIPLLLATAAAALLMVGNLVAYSLLFGAGTVSTSGNRIERYVGEDAWTLWAWGDRLLELLRSQALVLGSRTTEIEGDPSLLLSPYVFVGVGLALLGLWVAARRGAWLPLAVTVSVIAIVSLLNGRLEPIVPRLRHYATLLPLGMVMISLGLVWLAEWLSTVRRFSEVGRWLGLAVLLGTPLVLAAGSISAFREYETERLSRVDKHNGPYLAVLQAVAGSGPRSERLYLDENLNDLLTMSGGRMLSHLRYAFSVTGQEFDTVDLDDDALPVGRRGSDSRRLILRAETVPMAQKRYRLTPLPGEPGEGAPLRAFRAFPREP
- a CDS encoding GntR family transcriptional regulator, with the translated sequence MTSETAVLDEVAASIAVRAAGLRDEVVGAIERAVSIGAIAPGQRLVEAEIARQMGISKAPVREALRELERLGLVVSYPRRGTFVTEITPLVVSEAFSLRAALEVYAGRLAIQHWTESDLQQMEALLEEADATLHDQHAILQRVELDLSFHDHLFRLSRHKLLQEAWTNLRAKIRVLLAATGVLRVSAAVPKQPLSYRRGHAALLEALRSRDRDRLEAETIHHLAAGEQMLLEHLADDRDGGRPDVAALATWSASRLALPTDLDHSPSGVVAPNGRSSTVVSDAARNGPGRTRATRRHS
- a CDS encoding tetratricopeptide repeat protein, with the protein product MRRLRAEKAIQLAMQNKWQEAADLNRQILEQFPDDVDTLNRLGKALMELGQYADARDQYAKSTKIDPSNGIAAKNLVRLTKLAEDVASAPVVAVSHSRTVDPSLFIEESGKTAVTDLVDVAPFQRIATLTAGDKLSVVVDSGVVRLIAEGDVLVGQLEPKIAQRVLRLVTAGNRYGATITSIDEHHVRIIIREEFRHPSMRSRPSFPTQAALVRPDTRDSVFRPDMDDEDDDSMDDGDVDTETVDVADGDGEAGNSADEHDSDEDS
- the lon gene encoding endopeptidase La → MPRRKRKASARALVLPILPVRNTVLFPHVVTPLFVDRDRSLRAIEESMGGERTLVVLAQRDPEIERPGEGDLYTIGTEAVVGRMLKMPDGSTSALVQGQRRVRVVGIEADEPYLRLQIVPIEEPEAEGEEASALIRAVIGMYEKVVKLSRSIPDDHYVAAINIDQAGWLADFVVSDLELSVADRQEILETLDPVERLHKASMLLARELDVLELQNKIHSQVQSEVDKNQREYFLREQLKAIQKELGETDAQGREVAKLREKLDAAGLPEEVRTKADEELERLAMMPTMSPEVGMVRSYLEWLAGLPWSKATEDQLDIDRAARVLDQHHYGLQRVKERILEFMAVRKLAADKMRSPVLCFVGPPGVGKTSLGKAIAEAIGRKFVRVSLGGVRDEAEIRGHRRTYIGALPGRVLQTMRQASTINPVFMLDEIDKLGSDFRGDPSAALLEVLDPEQNGSFSDHYLDVPYDLSKVMFVTTANILDPVPPALRDRMEVIELPGYVEDEKHEIARRFLVPRQTREHGLSGNQLRFTEEALRHIIREYTHEAGVRNLERQISTICRKVARKVATGDTRRTTVSLKNLEELLGPKRYTRNLAEERDETGIATGVSWTPAGGDVMTVEVSLLEGKGQLVTTGQLGDVMKESAIAALSYARVRATELGLAPRFYETMDVHIHVPAGAIPKDGPSAGITMATALVSGLTRRPSHREVAMTGEITLRGRVLPVGGIREKVVAAHRAGIKTFVLPRQNLKDLDEVPEDARNELTFVPVEMMDEVLKVALHPSAAELRAV
- a CDS encoding 4-oxalocrotonate tautomerase; protein product: MPLITVHMFEGRTVEQKRELVAAITEAVVRIAKTTPEATEVIITDVPKHNWAHAGKLASD